The Cystobacter fuscus DSM 2262 genome includes a region encoding these proteins:
- a CDS encoding electron transfer flavoprotein subunit alpha/FixB family protein yields MSIVLIVAEQQPDGHLRKATLNAVGAGKQLADKAGAELHLVLLSKDPSKVTEELKGLGAKVVHTATAPEFEHYLAETYAPAIAELAKSLNASFVGAASTAQGKDLLPRVAARLQAAMATDVMGFGGSGADIVFQRPMWAGNVFAEVKLATPVKVFTLRATEFPAAAGGQGAAEVKTFSPKVEGGKTKFVDFKEVKSARPELTEARVVVSGGRGTKGDFKEIEALADELNAAVGASRAVCDAGWVPNDLQIGQTGKVVAPQLYIAAGISGAIQHLAGMKSSKTIVAINKDPEAPIFQVADYGLVEDLFKVLPALREAVHKAK; encoded by the coding sequence ATGTCGATCGTTCTCATCGTCGCGGAGCAGCAGCCGGACGGCCACCTGCGCAAGGCCACCCTCAACGCCGTGGGCGCGGGCAAGCAGCTCGCGGACAAGGCGGGCGCCGAGCTGCACCTGGTGCTGCTCTCCAAGGATCCGTCCAAGGTCACCGAGGAGCTCAAGGGCCTGGGCGCCAAGGTGGTGCACACCGCCACGGCCCCCGAGTTCGAGCACTACCTGGCCGAGACGTACGCCCCGGCCATCGCCGAGCTGGCCAAGAGCCTCAACGCCTCCTTCGTGGGCGCGGCGTCCACCGCCCAGGGCAAGGACTTGCTGCCGCGCGTGGCCGCCCGGCTGCAGGCCGCCATGGCCACGGACGTCATGGGCTTCGGGGGCTCGGGCGCGGACATCGTCTTCCAGCGTCCCATGTGGGCCGGCAACGTCTTCGCCGAGGTGAAGCTGGCCACGCCGGTGAAGGTGTTCACCCTGCGCGCCACCGAGTTCCCGGCCGCCGCCGGGGGCCAGGGCGCCGCCGAGGTCAAGACGTTCTCCCCCAAGGTGGAGGGCGGCAAGACGAAGTTCGTGGACTTCAAGGAGGTCAAGAGCGCGCGGCCCGAGCTGACCGAGGCGCGCGTGGTGGTCTCCGGTGGTCGTGGCACCAAGGGCGACTTCAAGGAGATCGAGGCGCTGGCCGACGAGCTCAACGCCGCGGTGGGTGCGTCCCGCGCGGTGTGTGACGCCGGCTGGGTGCCCAACGACCTGCAGATTGGCCAGACGGGCAAGGTGGTCGCGCCCCAGCTCTACATCGCCGCGGGCATCAGCGGCGCCATCCAGCACCTGGCCGGCATGAAGAGCTCCAAGACGATCGTCGCCATCAACAAGGACCCGGAGGCCCCCATCTTCCAGGTGGCGGACTACGGGCTGGTGGAGGATCTCTTCAAGGTCCTGCCCGCGCTGCGCGAGGCCGTGCACAAGGCCAAGTAG
- a CDS encoding electron transfer flavoprotein subunit beta/FixA family protein produces MKILVTAKRVEDPESKIKVKPDGSDIVKEGLKYKINPFDEIGVEEALRLVAKHGGEVVVVSIGGKEVQEQLRHALAMGATRAVWVNHTGTLDQMGVAALLQKVADKEKPDLVVLGKQSIDDDQNQVGQYLAEYLGWGQATFASKVESLESEQEKSKSPALHVSADGKSVRVVREVDNGLATIECTLPAVVTTDLRLNLPRYASLPGIMKAKSKPIEELTPQKLGVDVTPKVQVLKMASPPARKAGIKVPDVATLVDKLRNEAKAL; encoded by the coding sequence GTGAAGATCCTCGTCACCGCCAAGCGCGTGGAAGACCCCGAGTCCAAGATCAAGGTGAAGCCGGACGGTTCGGACATCGTGAAGGAAGGGCTCAAGTACAAGATCAATCCCTTCGATGAGATCGGGGTGGAGGAGGCCCTGCGCCTCGTGGCCAAGCACGGCGGCGAGGTGGTGGTGGTCTCCATCGGCGGCAAGGAAGTGCAGGAGCAGCTGCGGCACGCGCTCGCCATGGGCGCCACGCGCGCGGTGTGGGTGAACCACACGGGCACGTTGGATCAGATGGGCGTGGCGGCGCTGCTGCAGAAGGTGGCGGACAAGGAGAAGCCGGACCTGGTCGTCCTGGGCAAGCAGTCCATCGACGATGACCAGAACCAGGTGGGCCAGTACCTGGCCGAGTACCTCGGTTGGGGCCAGGCCACGTTCGCCTCCAAGGTCGAGTCGCTGGAGAGCGAGCAGGAGAAGAGCAAGTCGCCGGCGCTGCACGTGAGCGCGGATGGCAAGTCGGTGCGCGTGGTGCGCGAGGTGGACAACGGGCTCGCCACCATCGAGTGCACGCTGCCCGCGGTGGTCACCACGGACCTGCGCCTGAACCTGCCGCGCTACGCGAGCCTGCCGGGCATCATGAAGGCCAAGAGCAAGCCCATCGAGGAGCTGACCCCGCAGAAGCTCGGCGTGGACGTCACCCCCAAGGTGCAGGTGCTCAAGATGGCCTCTCCTCCCGCGCGCAAGGCCGGCATCAAGGTGCCGGACGTGGCGACGCTGGTGGACAAGCTGCGCAACGAGGCCAAGGCCCTGTAG